The Cyprinus carpio isolate SPL01 chromosome A19, ASM1834038v1, whole genome shotgun sequence genome has a segment encoding these proteins:
- the casd1 gene encoding N-acetylneuraminate 9-O-acetyltransferase — protein sequence MTAYANAAQGAQSDSKQPVLLATAEAEEHAGSGHAPLGSDFVSFAAARLSACCHGGAKMAVLAYSLGKREINQYFSIKNAKLLSVAAVVLLTVFHTASRHYGGSDTCDWLLASGRFLGDNVWQPYGCMLHKYKSTEAKLCLREKRIAFVGDSRIRQLFYSFIKMMNPEVKEVGNKHENIPFVDGDSTVDFLWYAEVSNSLKEQLMLWTEGSPSKPHVVIIGAATWSIKLHNGKSEGLFQYKANLTAISDTLEKLAEHSEVYWVLQDPVYEDVLSDSRKMITNEQINLYNEAAVSTLNTSKKKVKFLEASRQAAMETISQSVDGLHLPESTRDVGAMVLMNSMCNKILKPIDGSCCQSAPPLSILQKIAVILFLLSIIIFLILGYSRHHKSRPVPDVESGEDKKPPVVLGQLNSNGPLLAIGKMSLIMLYFYLCDRADIFMKEQKFYTHSTFFIPLIYIFVLGIFYSENSKETKLLNREQTDEWKGWMQLVILIYHFSGASTFIPVYMHVRVLVAAYLFQTGYGHFSFFWLKGDFGLYRVCQVLFRLNFLVVVLCLVMDRPYQFYYFVPLVTFWFAVIYATMALWPQILQKQANGSAFWNLALLLKLLGLLLFICFFAYSQELFEAVFSLWPISKLFELQGSIHEWWFRWKLDRFAVINGMLFAFIYLLLQKCQLLSEGKGEPLFSNKISNCLLFVSVVSFMTYSIWASGCKNKSECNEMHPYISVVQILAFILIRNIPGYARSLYSSFFAWFGKISLELFICQYHIWLAADTKGILVLIPGNPTLNIIVSTFIFVCVAHEISQITNDLAQVAIPKESGPLLKRLLGAGVFLGLVLMLSQNK from the exons ATGACAGCTTATGCAAACGCAGCACAAGGAGCGCAGTCGGACTCCAAGCAACCTGTTCTGCTCGCGACAGCAGAGGCTGAGGAACACGCGGGAAGCGGGCACGCGCCGCTCGGCTCTGACTTCGTCAGCTTCGCCGCAGCTCGTCTGTCTGCCTGTTGTCATGGAGGAGCCAAGATGGCGGTCCTGGCCTATAGCCTAGGCAAACgggaaataaatcaatatttcagcatcaaaaatgcaaaattgcTGTCTGTCGCCGCCGTCGTCCTTCTCACTGTGTTCCACACGGCTTCTCGACATTATGGAG GCAGTGACACATGTGACTGGCTTTTAGCCAGTGGACGTTTTTTAGGGGACAATGTATGGCAGCCCTATGGCTGCATGCTACACAAGTACAAAAGCAC TGAAGCAAAGTTATGCCTCAGAGAGAAGAGAATAGCATTTGTAGGAGACTCTAGAATACGCCAGCTCTTCTATTCTTTCATCAAAATGATGAATCCTGAGGTGAAAGAAGTTGGGAACAAG CATGAAAATATCCCATTTGTAGATGGTGATTCCACTGtc GACTTCCTGTGGTATGCTGAAGTGAGCAATTCCTTGAAGGAGCAGTTGATGTTATGGACAGAG GGATCTCCTTCCAAACCACATGTCGTCATCATTGGTGCTGCTACG TGGTCCATCAAGTTGCACAATGGCAAGAGTGAGGGGCTCTTTCAGTACAAAGCAAACCTCACGGCTATATCCGACACACTGGAAAAACTAGCTGAGCACAGCGAGGTCTATTGGGTTCTGCAAG ATCCTGTTTATGAGGACGTGCTAAGTGACAGTCGAAAGATGATCACAAACGAGCAGATAAATCTGTACAATGAGGCAGCGGTTAGTACTCTGAATACCAGCAAAAAGAAGGTCAAGTTCTTAGAGGCCTCTCGGCAAGCTGCTATGGAGACCATTTCCCAATCGGTGGATGGCTTGCATCTTCCTGAGAGCACAAGAGATGTT GGCGCCATGGTTCTGATGAACTCCATGTGCAACAAGATCCTAAAGCCCATTGATGGCTCTTGCTGTCAGAGCGCTCCTCCCCTAAGCATCCTTCAGAAGATAGCTGTTATTCTCTTTCTGCTGTctatcatcatcttcctcatcctTGGCTATAGTAGACATCATAAGAGCAGACCCGTTCCTGATGTGGAGAGCGGAGAGGACAAGAAACCCCCTGTTGTTTTGGGTCAACTGAATTCAAACGGACCTTTACTGGCCATTGGCAAAATGAGCCTTATCATGTTGTACTTCTACCTGTGTGACAGGGCAGATATCTTTATGAAGGAACAGAAATTCTATACACATTCTACCTTTTTCATCCCTCTCATCTACATCTTCGTTCTGGGCATCTTTTACAGTGAGAACAGCAAAGAG ACGAAACTCTTGAACAGAGAGCAAACGGATGAATGGAAGGGCTGGATGCAGCTGGTTATCCTTATTTACCACTTTTCTGGAGCTAGCACT tttATACCCGTGTACATGCATGTCCGTGTCCTGGTAGCTGCATATCTCTTCCAAACAGGATATGGACACTTCTCGTTCTTCTGGCTAAAGGGAGACTTTGGACTTTACAGAGTGTGTCAG GTTCTCTTCAGGCTTAACTTCCTTGTGGTGGTTCTGTGTCTGGTTATGGACCGGCCTTACCAGTTTTACTACTTTGTGCCTCTTGTCACCTTTTGGTTTGCAGTTATTTATGCTACAATGGCATTGTGGCCACAGATTCTTCAGAAACAAGCTAATG GTAGTGCATTCTGGAATCTGGCATTATTGTTGAAACTTCTGGGTTTGCTTCTTTTCATCTGCTTCTTTGCCTACTCACAG GAACTCTTTGAGGCTGTTTTCTCTTTGTGGCCCATTTCAAAGCTCTTTGAGCTGCAAGGTAGCATTCATGAGTGGTGGTTCAGGTGGAAACTAGATCGATTC GCTGTGATCAATGGGATGCTCTTTGCGTTCATATATCTGCTGCTGCAGAAATGTCAGCTGCTGTCTGAGGGCAAAGGAGAGCCTCTCTTCTCCAACAAGATTTCCAACTGTCTGCTCTTCGTCTCTGTGGTGTCATTTATG ACATACTCCATATGGGCCAGTGGGTGCAAAAACAAGTCTGAGTGTAATGAGATGCATCCATACATTTCTGTTGTCCAG ATTCTGGCTTTCATTTTGATCCGGAATATTCCTGGTTACGCTCGCTCTTTGTACAGCTCGTTCTTTGCATGGTTTGGAAAGATCTCCCTTGAG CTCTTCATATGCCAGTATCATATTTGGCTGGCAGCGGACACCAAGGGCATCCTGGTCCTCATTCCTGGAAACCCCACTTTAAACATTATCGTCAGCACATTCATCTTTGTCTGTGTAGCTCATGAGATCTCCCAGATCACCAATGACTTGGCCCAGGTGGCCATTCCTAAAGAGAGCGGGCCTCTACTGAAGAGACTGCTGGGGGCAGGAGTCTTTCTAGGTCTGGTACTGATGCTGTCTCAAAACAAGTAA
- the sgce gene encoding epsilon-sarcoglycan isoform X3, producing the protein MLFSILCKSHADRNVYPSAGVLFVHVLEREYFKGEFPPYPKAGDSSNDPITFNTNLKGYPDRPGWLRYIQRTSHSDGVLYGSPTAEHVGKPTIIEITAYNKRTFETARHNLVINIMSTEEFPLPYQAEFFIKNMNVEEMLASEVLGDFLGAVKNVWQPERLNAINITSALDRGGRVPLPINDLKEGVYVMVGADVQFSSCLREVETPQNQLRCSQEMEPVISCDKKFRAQFHIDWCKISLVDITKVVPVHSNRPDLGTGVLPDIGEYNPPSESLKSRDYFADFLITLAVPSAIALVLFIILGYSMCCRREGVEKRNMQTPDIQLVHHSSIQKSTKEIRSMSKNREISWPLSTLPVFHPVSGEVVPPIHPDSYETTSMPLMQTQPNLQSQIQIPQQQSSGDNYCMSTFRRLEVNGIPEERKVAEALNL; encoded by the exons ATGT TGTTCTCCATCCTCTGTAAGTCACATGCGGACCGCAACGTTTATCCTTCTGCCGGAGTGCTTTTCGTTCATGTGCTAGAGAGGGAATACTTTAAAGGGGAGTTCCCACCATATCCAAAAGCAG GTGATTCGAGTAATGACCCCATCACGTTTAACACCAACCTTAAAGGCTATCCCGACAGGCCTGGATGGCTGCGGTACATTCAGAGAACCTCTCATAGTGACGGAGTCCTCTATGGCTCACCAACCGCTGAACACGTGGGCAAGCCGACTATCATCGAG ATTACCGCGTATAATAAACGCACTTTTGAAACTGCCAGGCACAACTTGGTCATAAACATCATGTCTACAGAAG AATTTCCTTTGCCCTATCAGGCTGAGTTCTTCATCAAGAACATGAATGTTGAGGAGATGTTAGCCAGTGAGGTGCTGGGAGATTTTCTCGGTGCTGTCAAGAACGTGTGGCAACCAGAGAGACTCAATGCCATCAACATCACTTCAGCGCTGGACCGGGGCGGACGAGTGCCATTACCCATCAACGACCTGAAAGAGGG TGTGTATGTGATGGTGGGAGCAGACGTGCAGTTCTCGTCATGCCTTCGAGAGGTGGAGACCCCACAGAACCAGCTGCGCTGCAGTCAGGAGATGGAGCCCGTCATCAGCTGCGATAAGAAGTTCAGAGCTCAGTTTCACATCGACTGGTGCAAGATCTCTCTG GTGGACATCACCAAGGTTGTTCCTGTGCACAGTAACCGTCCAGACCTGGGCACAGGTGTGCTGCCGGACATCGGCGAGTACAACCCGCCTTCTGAGTCACTGAAAAGTAGAGACTATTTCGCTGATTTCCTGATCACCCTGGCGGTGCCCTCAGCTATCGCCCTGgtcctcttcatcatcctcgGCTATTCCATGTGCTGCCGACGGGAAGGGGT ggaaaaaagaaacatgcaaacaCCAGA TATTCAGCTGGTTCACCACAGCTCCATTCAGAAGTCTACTAAGGAGATTCGCAGCATGTCTAAGAACCGGGAGATTTCGTGGCCTCTTTCGACACTGCCGGTCTTCCATCCTGTGAGTGGAGAGGTGGTCCCACCCATCCACCCCGACAGCTACGAGACCACCAGCATGCCGCTCATGCAGACGCAACC AAATCTTCAAAGTCAGATCCAAATACCACAGCAGCAGTCCTCTG GAGATAATTATTGTATGTCGACTTTTCGGAGGCTAGAG GTAAATGGTATTCCTGAGGAGAGAAAGGTGGCCGAAGCTCTAAACCTGTGA
- the sgce gene encoding epsilon-sarcoglycan isoform X1 gives MASVGVFAGLIVVFSILCKSHADRNVYPSAGVLFVHVLEREYFKGEFPPYPKAGDSSNDPITFNTNLKGYPDRPGWLRYIQRTSHSDGVLYGSPTAEHVGKPTIIEITAYNKRTFETARHNLVINIMSTEEFPLPYQAEFFIKNMNVEEMLASEVLGDFLGAVKNVWQPERLNAINITSALDRGGRVPLPINDLKEGVYVMVGADVQFSSCLREVETPQNQLRCSQEMEPVISCDKKFRAQFHIDWCKISLVDITKVVPVHSNRPDLGTGVLPDIGEYNPPSESLKSRDYFADFLITLAVPSAIALVLFIILGYSMCCRREGVEKRNMQTPDIQLVHHSSIQKSTKEIRSMSKNREISWPLSTLPVFHPVSGEVVPPIHPDSYETTSMPLMQTQPNLQSQIQIPQQQSSGDNYCMSTFRRLEVNGIPEERKVAEALNL, from the exons ATGGCCTCGGTTGGCGTTTTCGCAGGGCTCATAGTGG TGTTCTCCATCCTCTGTAAGTCACATGCGGACCGCAACGTTTATCCTTCTGCCGGAGTGCTTTTCGTTCATGTGCTAGAGAGGGAATACTTTAAAGGGGAGTTCCCACCATATCCAAAAGCAG GTGATTCGAGTAATGACCCCATCACGTTTAACACCAACCTTAAAGGCTATCCCGACAGGCCTGGATGGCTGCGGTACATTCAGAGAACCTCTCATAGTGACGGAGTCCTCTATGGCTCACCAACCGCTGAACACGTGGGCAAGCCGACTATCATCGAG ATTACCGCGTATAATAAACGCACTTTTGAAACTGCCAGGCACAACTTGGTCATAAACATCATGTCTACAGAAG AATTTCCTTTGCCCTATCAGGCTGAGTTCTTCATCAAGAACATGAATGTTGAGGAGATGTTAGCCAGTGAGGTGCTGGGAGATTTTCTCGGTGCTGTCAAGAACGTGTGGCAACCAGAGAGACTCAATGCCATCAACATCACTTCAGCGCTGGACCGGGGCGGACGAGTGCCATTACCCATCAACGACCTGAAAGAGGG TGTGTATGTGATGGTGGGAGCAGACGTGCAGTTCTCGTCATGCCTTCGAGAGGTGGAGACCCCACAGAACCAGCTGCGCTGCAGTCAGGAGATGGAGCCCGTCATCAGCTGCGATAAGAAGTTCAGAGCTCAGTTTCACATCGACTGGTGCAAGATCTCTCTG GTGGACATCACCAAGGTTGTTCCTGTGCACAGTAACCGTCCAGACCTGGGCACAGGTGTGCTGCCGGACATCGGCGAGTACAACCCGCCTTCTGAGTCACTGAAAAGTAGAGACTATTTCGCTGATTTCCTGATCACCCTGGCGGTGCCCTCAGCTATCGCCCTGgtcctcttcatcatcctcgGCTATTCCATGTGCTGCCGACGGGAAGGGGT ggaaaaaagaaacatgcaaacaCCAGA TATTCAGCTGGTTCACCACAGCTCCATTCAGAAGTCTACTAAGGAGATTCGCAGCATGTCTAAGAACCGGGAGATTTCGTGGCCTCTTTCGACACTGCCGGTCTTCCATCCTGTGAGTGGAGAGGTGGTCCCACCCATCCACCCCGACAGCTACGAGACCACCAGCATGCCGCTCATGCAGACGCAACC AAATCTTCAAAGTCAGATCCAAATACCACAGCAGCAGTCCTCTG GAGATAATTATTGTATGTCGACTTTTCGGAGGCTAGAG GTAAATGGTATTCCTGAGGAGAGAAAGGTGGCCGAAGCTCTAAACCTGTGA
- the sgce gene encoding epsilon-sarcoglycan isoform X2, which produces MASVGVFAGLIVVFSILCKSHADRNVYPSAGVLFVHVLEREYFKGEFPPYPKAGDSSNDPITFNTNLKGYPDRPGWLRYIQRTSHSDGVLYGSPTAEHVGKPTIIEITAYNKRTFETARHNLVINIMSTEEFPLPYQAEFFIKNMNVEEMLASEVLGDFLGAVKNVWQPERLNAINITSALDRGGRVPLPINDLKEGVYVMVGADVQFSSCLREVETPQNQLRCSQEMEPVISCDKKFRAQFHIDWCKISLVDITKVVPVHSNRPDLGTGVLPDIGEYNPPSESLKSRDYFADFLITLAVPSAIALVLFIILGYSMCCRREGVIQLVHHSSIQKSTKEIRSMSKNREISWPLSTLPVFHPVSGEVVPPIHPDSYETTSMPLMQTQPNLQSQIQIPQQQSSGDNYCMSTFRRLEVNGIPEERKVAEALNL; this is translated from the exons ATGGCCTCGGTTGGCGTTTTCGCAGGGCTCATAGTGG TGTTCTCCATCCTCTGTAAGTCACATGCGGACCGCAACGTTTATCCTTCTGCCGGAGTGCTTTTCGTTCATGTGCTAGAGAGGGAATACTTTAAAGGGGAGTTCCCACCATATCCAAAAGCAG GTGATTCGAGTAATGACCCCATCACGTTTAACACCAACCTTAAAGGCTATCCCGACAGGCCTGGATGGCTGCGGTACATTCAGAGAACCTCTCATAGTGACGGAGTCCTCTATGGCTCACCAACCGCTGAACACGTGGGCAAGCCGACTATCATCGAG ATTACCGCGTATAATAAACGCACTTTTGAAACTGCCAGGCACAACTTGGTCATAAACATCATGTCTACAGAAG AATTTCCTTTGCCCTATCAGGCTGAGTTCTTCATCAAGAACATGAATGTTGAGGAGATGTTAGCCAGTGAGGTGCTGGGAGATTTTCTCGGTGCTGTCAAGAACGTGTGGCAACCAGAGAGACTCAATGCCATCAACATCACTTCAGCGCTGGACCGGGGCGGACGAGTGCCATTACCCATCAACGACCTGAAAGAGGG TGTGTATGTGATGGTGGGAGCAGACGTGCAGTTCTCGTCATGCCTTCGAGAGGTGGAGACCCCACAGAACCAGCTGCGCTGCAGTCAGGAGATGGAGCCCGTCATCAGCTGCGATAAGAAGTTCAGAGCTCAGTTTCACATCGACTGGTGCAAGATCTCTCTG GTGGACATCACCAAGGTTGTTCCTGTGCACAGTAACCGTCCAGACCTGGGCACAGGTGTGCTGCCGGACATCGGCGAGTACAACCCGCCTTCTGAGTCACTGAAAAGTAGAGACTATTTCGCTGATTTCCTGATCACCCTGGCGGTGCCCTCAGCTATCGCCCTGgtcctcttcatcatcctcgGCTATTCCATGTGCTGCCGACGGGAAGGGGT TATTCAGCTGGTTCACCACAGCTCCATTCAGAAGTCTACTAAGGAGATTCGCAGCATGTCTAAGAACCGGGAGATTTCGTGGCCTCTTTCGACACTGCCGGTCTTCCATCCTGTGAGTGGAGAGGTGGTCCCACCCATCCACCCCGACAGCTACGAGACCACCAGCATGCCGCTCATGCAGACGCAACC AAATCTTCAAAGTCAGATCCAAATACCACAGCAGCAGTCCTCTG GAGATAATTATTGTATGTCGACTTTTCGGAGGCTAGAG GTAAATGGTATTCCTGAGGAGAGAAAGGTGGCCGAAGCTCTAAACCTGTGA
- the sgce gene encoding epsilon-sarcoglycan isoform X5 has translation MTVSLYYSSLSVVKAVVRSVSGIDGQTRALIDSKQRSVFQTGVFSILCKSHADRNVYPSAGVLFVHVLEREYFKGEFPPYPKAGDSSNDPITFNTNLKGYPDRPGWLRYIQRTSHSDGVLYGSPTAEHVGKPTIIEITAYNKRTFETARHNLVINIMSTEEFPLPYQAEFFIKNMNVEEMLASEVLGDFLGAVKNVWQPERLNAINITSALDRGGRVPLPINDLKEGVYVMVGADVQFSSCLREVETPQNQLRCSQEMEPVISCDKKFRAQFHIDWCKISLVDITKVVPVHSNRPDLGTGVLPDIGEYNPPSESLKSRDYFADFLITLAVPSAIALVLFIILGYSMCCRREGVEKRNMQTPDIQLVHHSSIQKSTKEIRSMSKNREISWPLSTLPVFHPVSGEVVPPIHPDSYETTSMPLMQTQPNLQSQIQIPQQQSSGDNYCMSTFRRLEVNGIPEERKVAEALNL, from the exons ATGACAGTTTCCCTCTATTATTCCTCTTTGTCCGTTGTAAAAGCCGTTGTTCGTTCTGTCAGTGGCATAGACGGCCAAACCCGGGCTTTAATCGACTCGAAACAGAGATCTGTGTTTCAGA CGGGGG TGTTCTCCATCCTCTGTAAGTCACATGCGGACCGCAACGTTTATCCTTCTGCCGGAGTGCTTTTCGTTCATGTGCTAGAGAGGGAATACTTTAAAGGGGAGTTCCCACCATATCCAAAAGCAG GTGATTCGAGTAATGACCCCATCACGTTTAACACCAACCTTAAAGGCTATCCCGACAGGCCTGGATGGCTGCGGTACATTCAGAGAACCTCTCATAGTGACGGAGTCCTCTATGGCTCACCAACCGCTGAACACGTGGGCAAGCCGACTATCATCGAG ATTACCGCGTATAATAAACGCACTTTTGAAACTGCCAGGCACAACTTGGTCATAAACATCATGTCTACAGAAG AATTTCCTTTGCCCTATCAGGCTGAGTTCTTCATCAAGAACATGAATGTTGAGGAGATGTTAGCCAGTGAGGTGCTGGGAGATTTTCTCGGTGCTGTCAAGAACGTGTGGCAACCAGAGAGACTCAATGCCATCAACATCACTTCAGCGCTGGACCGGGGCGGACGAGTGCCATTACCCATCAACGACCTGAAAGAGGG TGTGTATGTGATGGTGGGAGCAGACGTGCAGTTCTCGTCATGCCTTCGAGAGGTGGAGACCCCACAGAACCAGCTGCGCTGCAGTCAGGAGATGGAGCCCGTCATCAGCTGCGATAAGAAGTTCAGAGCTCAGTTTCACATCGACTGGTGCAAGATCTCTCTG GTGGACATCACCAAGGTTGTTCCTGTGCACAGTAACCGTCCAGACCTGGGCACAGGTGTGCTGCCGGACATCGGCGAGTACAACCCGCCTTCTGAGTCACTGAAAAGTAGAGACTATTTCGCTGATTTCCTGATCACCCTGGCGGTGCCCTCAGCTATCGCCCTGgtcctcttcatcatcctcgGCTATTCCATGTGCTGCCGACGGGAAGGGGT ggaaaaaagaaacatgcaaacaCCAGA TATTCAGCTGGTTCACCACAGCTCCATTCAGAAGTCTACTAAGGAGATTCGCAGCATGTCTAAGAACCGGGAGATTTCGTGGCCTCTTTCGACACTGCCGGTCTTCCATCCTGTGAGTGGAGAGGTGGTCCCACCCATCCACCCCGACAGCTACGAGACCACCAGCATGCCGCTCATGCAGACGCAACC AAATCTTCAAAGTCAGATCCAAATACCACAGCAGCAGTCCTCTG GAGATAATTATTGTATGTCGACTTTTCGGAGGCTAGAG GTAAATGGTATTCCTGAGGAGAGAAAGGTGGCCGAAGCTCTAAACCTGTGA
- the sgce gene encoding epsilon-sarcoglycan isoform X4 yields MASVGVFAGLIVVFSILCKSHADRNVYPSAGVLFVHVLEREYFKGEFPPYPKAGDSSNDPITFNTNLKGYPDRPGWLRYIQRTSHSDGVLYGSPTAEHVGKPTIIEITAYNKRTFETARHNLVINIMSTEEFPLPYQAEFFIKNMNVEEMLASEVLGDFLGAVKNVWQPERLNAINITSALDRGGRVPLPINDLKEGVYVMVGADVQFSSCLREVETPQNQLRCSQEMEPVISCDKKFRAQFHIDWCKISLVDITKVVPVHSNRPDLGTGVLPDIGEYNPPSESLKSRDYFADFLITLAVPSAIALVLFIILGYSMCCRREGVEKRNMQTPDIQLVHHSSIQKSTKEIRSMSKNREISWPLSTLPVFHPVSGEVVPPIHPDSYETTSMPLMQTQPNLQSQIQIPQQQSSGKWYS; encoded by the exons ATGGCCTCGGTTGGCGTTTTCGCAGGGCTCATAGTGG TGTTCTCCATCCTCTGTAAGTCACATGCGGACCGCAACGTTTATCCTTCTGCCGGAGTGCTTTTCGTTCATGTGCTAGAGAGGGAATACTTTAAAGGGGAGTTCCCACCATATCCAAAAGCAG GTGATTCGAGTAATGACCCCATCACGTTTAACACCAACCTTAAAGGCTATCCCGACAGGCCTGGATGGCTGCGGTACATTCAGAGAACCTCTCATAGTGACGGAGTCCTCTATGGCTCACCAACCGCTGAACACGTGGGCAAGCCGACTATCATCGAG ATTACCGCGTATAATAAACGCACTTTTGAAACTGCCAGGCACAACTTGGTCATAAACATCATGTCTACAGAAG AATTTCCTTTGCCCTATCAGGCTGAGTTCTTCATCAAGAACATGAATGTTGAGGAGATGTTAGCCAGTGAGGTGCTGGGAGATTTTCTCGGTGCTGTCAAGAACGTGTGGCAACCAGAGAGACTCAATGCCATCAACATCACTTCAGCGCTGGACCGGGGCGGACGAGTGCCATTACCCATCAACGACCTGAAAGAGGG TGTGTATGTGATGGTGGGAGCAGACGTGCAGTTCTCGTCATGCCTTCGAGAGGTGGAGACCCCACAGAACCAGCTGCGCTGCAGTCAGGAGATGGAGCCCGTCATCAGCTGCGATAAGAAGTTCAGAGCTCAGTTTCACATCGACTGGTGCAAGATCTCTCTG GTGGACATCACCAAGGTTGTTCCTGTGCACAGTAACCGTCCAGACCTGGGCACAGGTGTGCTGCCGGACATCGGCGAGTACAACCCGCCTTCTGAGTCACTGAAAAGTAGAGACTATTTCGCTGATTTCCTGATCACCCTGGCGGTGCCCTCAGCTATCGCCCTGgtcctcttcatcatcctcgGCTATTCCATGTGCTGCCGACGGGAAGGGGT ggaaaaaagaaacatgcaaacaCCAGA TATTCAGCTGGTTCACCACAGCTCCATTCAGAAGTCTACTAAGGAGATTCGCAGCATGTCTAAGAACCGGGAGATTTCGTGGCCTCTTTCGACACTGCCGGTCTTCCATCCTGTGAGTGGAGAGGTGGTCCCACCCATCCACCCCGACAGCTACGAGACCACCAGCATGCCGCTCATGCAGACGCAACC AAATCTTCAAAGTCAGATCCAAATACCACAGCAGCAGTCCTCTG GTAAATGGTATTCCTGA